A single window of Halobacterium jilantaiense DNA harbors:
- a CDS encoding DUF7346 family protein — translation MRTVVDGDDRRWVLLKQSSESSRVRDPETGEETFRPNDDLEPAGGESPFEALARAVPGPARRILRACHEDWQVGLLVSLADDGPRPVRALLGESAACESDFLGAVTELRAAGLLAETTVAGERAYELTDAGRDGVDALRQTD, via the coding sequence ATGCGGACGGTAGTCGACGGCGACGACCGGCGCTGGGTGCTCCTCAAGCAGAGCAGCGAGAGCAGTCGCGTCCGCGACCCGGAGACCGGCGAGGAGACGTTCCGACCGAACGACGACCTCGAACCGGCGGGCGGCGAGTCGCCGTTCGAGGCGCTCGCCCGGGCAGTCCCCGGGCCCGCCCGCCGGATTCTGCGCGCCTGCCACGAGGACTGGCAGGTCGGGCTGCTCGTCTCGCTCGCCGACGACGGCCCCCGGCCGGTCCGGGCGCTGCTGGGCGAGTCCGCGGCCTGCGAGAGCGACTTCCTCGGAGCCGTCACCGAACTCCGCGCAGCGGGGCTGCTCGCGGAGACCACGGTCGCAGGCGAACGCGCCTACGAACTCACCGACGCCGGCCGCGACGGCGTCGACGCGCTCCGTCAGACGGACTGA
- a CDS encoding ABC transporter ATP-binding protein has translation MATLQLNDVHAEVAEDGGETILEGVNLEIPSGEIHALMGPNGSGKSTTAKVIAGHPAYDVTDGEVLLTLEDGDFEGVEDVPEDERTFDLLDLEPNERAALGIYLGFQYPAEIEGVTLVNFLRTALNASLEERDELLFGEGDEDDEEDDAGYENSPMEGPADEGEIGVAEFQELLSEKMELLDMDEKFANRYLNAGFSGGEKKQNEVLQAAILEPSIAVLDEIDSGLDIDRLQDVSEGINALRDEQGTGILQITHYQRILDYVEPDRVHIMLDGEVVMEGDAELAEKLEDEGYDWVREQVYETA, from the coding sequence ATGGCTACGCTCCAACTCAACGACGTACACGCGGAAGTGGCTGAGGACGGCGGTGAGACGATTCTCGAAGGCGTGAACCTCGAGATTCCCTCCGGGGAGATTCACGCCCTCATGGGCCCCAACGGCTCCGGGAAGTCCACCACGGCGAAGGTCATCGCCGGCCACCCCGCCTACGACGTCACCGACGGCGAAGTACTGCTCACGCTCGAAGACGGCGACTTCGAGGGCGTCGAAGACGTCCCCGAGGACGAACGCACCTTCGACCTGCTTGACCTGGAGCCGAACGAGCGCGCCGCGCTCGGCATCTACCTCGGCTTCCAGTACCCCGCCGAAATCGAGGGCGTCACACTCGTGAACTTCCTCCGCACGGCGCTCAACGCCAGCCTCGAAGAGCGCGACGAACTCCTCTTCGGTGAGGGCGACGAGGACGACGAAGAGGACGACGCGGGCTACGAGAACTCCCCGATGGAGGGGCCCGCCGACGAGGGCGAAATCGGCGTCGCCGAGTTCCAGGAGCTGCTCTCCGAGAAGATGGAGCTGCTCGACATGGACGAGAAGTTCGCGAACCGCTACCTGAACGCGGGCTTCTCCGGCGGCGAGAAGAAGCAGAACGAGGTCCTTCAGGCCGCCATCCTCGAGCCGAGCATCGCCGTGCTCGACGAGATCGACTCCGGGCTGGACATCGACCGCCTGCAGGACGTCTCCGAGGGCATCAACGCGCTCCGCGACGAGCAGGGCACCGGTATCCTCCAGATTACGCACTACCAGCGCATCCTCGACTACGTCGAACCCGACCGCGTCCACATCATGCTCGACGGTGAGGTCGTCATGGAGGGCGACGCCGAACTCGCCGAGAAGCTCGAGGACGAGGGCTACGACTGGGTCCGCGAGCAGGTCTACGAGACCGCGTAA
- a CDS encoding DUF7331 family protein: MTDVTDHAAGDRHRHNDVPQLPEGDDARDSVEAYDTDDGVVLYDAENPLAWLKGTNAVPLGDAL, translated from the coding sequence GTGACAGACGTGACAGACCACGCAGCGGGCGACCGGCATCGCCACAACGACGTCCCACAGCTGCCCGAGGGTGACGACGCACGAGACAGCGTCGAAGCCTACGACACAGACGACGGCGTCGTACTCTACGACGCGGAGAATCCGCTCGCGTGGCTCAAAGGCACGAACGCCGTGCCACTGGGCGACGCCCTCTAG
- a CDS encoding DUF7322 domain-containing protein — MLDDLPFADEESEAEQELAPSVDIPDSSAASTELKRQFWSLVLVFNAALLALSVGAMLVGFQGDWDAGGSLLAAGAILSVYGSYKYRVYSRKD, encoded by the coding sequence GTGCTCGACGACCTCCCGTTCGCCGACGAGGAATCCGAGGCCGAGCAGGAGCTGGCTCCCTCGGTCGACATCCCGGACTCGTCGGCCGCCAGCACCGAGCTCAAGCGACAGTTCTGGTCGCTCGTGCTCGTGTTCAACGCCGCGCTGCTCGCCCTCAGCGTCGGCGCGATGCTCGTCGGCTTCCAGGGCGACTGGGACGCCGGCGGCAGTCTGCTCGCAGCCGGCGCTATTCTCTCGGTCTACGGCTCCTACAAGTACCGCGTCTACAGCCGGAAGGACTAA
- the sufB gene encoding Fe-S cluster assembly protein SufB: MSSEDIQDTDTEARFEFKKEEESAFESEKGLTEETIRVISEDKDEPDWMLERRLRALEQYKKMPMPTDWPGQPDLSELDIEEIVPYIRPDVDKREGVDDWDELPENIQDTFEQLGIPEAERNALSGVGAQYESEVVYQNMQERWEEKGVVFCNMDEAVREHPELVKEHFMTDCVPASDNKFAALHGAVWSGGSFVYVPEDVTVNMPVQAYFRMNSEGMGQFEHTLIIAEKGSEVHYIEGCSAPKYASHNLHSGGVEVYVGEDAHVQYSTVQNWSKNTFNLNTKRAICEKNGTMEWVSGSMGSKATMLYPSTILKGRGATDNHITIAFAGEGQNIDTGAKVYHNAPETKSTIESKSVAKDGGRTNYRGLVHIADGAEDSKTNVECDALMFDNESTSDTMPYMEINESKVDVAHEATVGKIGDEDVFYLQSRGLDDDDAKQMIVSGFIEPITEELPIEYAVELNRLIELEMEGSLG, encoded by the coding sequence ATGAGTTCCGAAGACATACAAGACACTGACACCGAGGCGCGTTTCGAGTTCAAGAAGGAGGAGGAGTCCGCCTTCGAGTCCGAGAAGGGCCTGACCGAGGAGACGATTCGCGTCATCTCCGAGGACAAAGACGAGCCCGACTGGATGCTCGAGCGCCGCCTCCGCGCACTCGAACAGTACAAGAAGATGCCGATGCCGACGGACTGGCCGGGCCAGCCGGACCTCTCCGAGCTCGACATCGAGGAGATCGTCCCGTACATCCGACCGGACGTTGACAAGCGCGAGGGCGTCGACGACTGGGACGAACTCCCCGAGAACATTCAGGACACCTTCGAGCAGCTGGGCATCCCCGAGGCGGAGCGCAACGCGCTCTCCGGCGTCGGCGCGCAGTACGAGTCGGAGGTCGTCTACCAGAACATGCAGGAGCGCTGGGAGGAGAAGGGCGTCGTCTTCTGCAACATGGACGAGGCCGTTCGGGAGCACCCGGAGCTCGTCAAAGAGCACTTCATGACGGACTGCGTGCCCGCCAGCGACAACAAGTTCGCCGCACTCCACGGCGCTGTCTGGTCGGGCGGGTCGTTCGTGTACGTCCCCGAGGACGTCACGGTGAACATGCCGGTGCAGGCCTACTTCCGGATGAACTCCGAGGGCATGGGCCAGTTCGAGCACACGCTCATCATCGCCGAGAAGGGCTCCGAGGTCCACTACATCGAGGGCTGCTCGGCTCCGAAGTACGCGAGCCACAACCTCCACTCCGGCGGCGTCGAAGTGTACGTCGGCGAGGACGCGCACGTGCAGTACTCGACCGTCCAGAACTGGTCGAAGAACACGTTCAACCTCAACACGAAGCGCGCCATCTGCGAGAAGAACGGCACGATGGAGTGGGTTTCGGGCTCCATGGGGTCGAAGGCGACGATGCTGTACCCGTCGACCATCCTCAAGGGCCGCGGCGCGACTGACAACCACATCACCATCGCGTTCGCGGGCGAGGGACAGAACATCGACACCGGCGCGAAGGTCTACCACAACGCCCCGGAGACGAAGTCCACAATCGAGTCGAAGTCCGTCGCGAAAGACGGCGGCCGCACGAACTACCGCGGCCTCGTCCACATCGCGGACGGCGCGGAGGACTCGAAGACGAACGTCGAGTGCGACGCGCTGATGTTCGACAACGAGTCGACCAGCGACACCATGCCGTACATGGAGATCAACGAGTCGAAGGTCGACGTCGCCCACGAGGCGACCGTCGGGAAGATCGGCGACGAGGACGTCTTCTACCTCCAGAGCCGCGGCCTCGACGACGACGACGCCAAGCAGATGATCGTCTCCGGGTTCATCGAGCCGATCACGGAGGAGCTACCCATCGAGTACGCGGTCGAACTGAACCGCCTCATCGAGCTCGAGATGGAGGGGAGTCTCGGATAA
- a CDS encoding DNA-directed DNA polymerase has product MGNTELSEFMHESDGNGGDGPGEETVRAEAEVVAGDADPVVNEVLTAEQDALPDAEGEVELMVTQVDYTVEGSGDRERPVLHVFGRTEDNEAEHVRVHGFRPYFYAPTDSLSEDDLTRDVITGTEDGYESIRGEELTRIFGRTPRDVGNIRDEFEHYEADILFPNRLLIDKDITEGVRVPDRRADDGAVYVHHDEVEACEVAADLRVNTFDIEVDDRNGFPEDGEEPVVCLTSHDSYRDEYVAWLYTAPDATVESPGEVPGYDPLTDDFDVDVRVFDSEEAMHEAFLSYIEETDPDVLTGWNFDDFDAPYLIDRLDELDSGTSHDLDSDRLSRVSEVWTSGWGGPNVKGRVVFDLLYAYQRTKYSELDSYRLDAVGEQELGVGKERYPGDIGDLWEDDPERLLEYNLRDVELCVEIDRKQSIVAFWDEARKLVGCKLEDATTPGDAVDMYVLHKAFGNFVLPSKGQQEAEEFEGGAVFDPITGVRENVSVLDLKSLYPMSMVTINASPETKVDPETFDGDTYQTPTGVHFRKEPDGIIREMVDELLTEREDKKELRDQHDPDSEDYERYDRQQAAVKVIMNSLYGVFGWDRFRLYDRAMSAGVTSTNREVISFTEAAAEDFGYEVAYGDTDSVMLELGGGMTKEEAIEESFDIEDHINAAYDEFAREQLNADDHRFQIEFEKLYRRFFQAGKKKRYAGHIVWKEGKDVDDVDITGFEYQRSDIAPITKRVQKEVIDLVVREGDVDGVEDYVHGVIEDFREGEVDLDDIGIPGGIGKRLDNYDTDTAQVRGAKYANLLLGTNFDRGSKPKRLYLAKVHPEFFRGFETDNPGADDDPLYIEFKRDPDVICYEYADQIPGEFEVDYDKMLDKTLKGPIERILEALNISWNEVKSGQTQTGLGSFT; this is encoded by the coding sequence ATGGGAAACACCGAGCTCTCCGAGTTCATGCACGAGAGCGACGGGAACGGCGGCGACGGTCCCGGTGAGGAGACGGTCCGCGCGGAGGCCGAAGTCGTCGCGGGTGACGCCGACCCCGTCGTGAACGAGGTGCTGACCGCGGAGCAGGACGCGCTGCCGGACGCCGAGGGCGAGGTCGAGCTGATGGTGACACAGGTCGATTACACCGTCGAGGGGTCCGGCGACCGCGAGCGCCCGGTCCTCCACGTCTTCGGTCGCACCGAGGACAACGAGGCCGAGCACGTCCGCGTTCACGGCTTCCGGCCGTACTTCTACGCGCCGACGGACAGCCTCTCCGAGGACGACCTCACCCGGGACGTCATCACGGGCACCGAGGACGGCTACGAGTCAATCCGGGGCGAGGAACTGACCCGGATATTCGGTCGGACGCCGCGGGACGTCGGGAACATCCGCGACGAGTTCGAGCACTACGAGGCGGACATCCTGTTCCCGAACCGGCTGCTCATCGACAAGGACATCACCGAGGGTGTCCGGGTGCCGGACCGCCGCGCCGACGACGGTGCCGTCTACGTCCACCACGACGAGGTCGAGGCCTGCGAGGTGGCGGCCGACCTGCGCGTGAACACGTTCGACATCGAGGTCGACGACCGCAACGGCTTCCCGGAGGACGGCGAGGAGCCGGTGGTCTGCCTGACGAGCCACGACAGTTACCGCGACGAGTACGTCGCGTGGCTGTACACGGCCCCCGACGCGACCGTCGAGAGCCCCGGCGAGGTGCCGGGCTACGACCCGCTGACGGACGACTTCGACGTCGACGTCCGGGTCTTCGACAGCGAGGAGGCGATGCACGAGGCGTTCCTCTCGTACATCGAGGAGACGGACCCCGACGTGCTGACTGGCTGGAACTTCGACGACTTCGACGCGCCGTACCTCATCGACCGGCTGGACGAGCTCGACTCTGGAACGAGTCACGACCTCGACTCCGACCGGCTGTCGCGCGTGAGCGAGGTCTGGACCTCCGGCTGGGGCGGCCCGAACGTCAAGGGCCGGGTCGTCTTCGACCTGCTGTACGCCTACCAGCGCACGAAGTACTCCGAACTCGACTCCTACCGGCTGGACGCCGTCGGCGAGCAGGAACTCGGCGTCGGGAAGGAGCGCTACCCGGGCGACATCGGCGACCTCTGGGAGGACGACCCCGAACGCCTCCTGGAGTACAACCTCCGGGACGTGGAGCTCTGCGTCGAAATCGACCGCAAGCAGTCCATCGTCGCGTTCTGGGACGAGGCCCGCAAGCTGGTGGGCTGCAAACTCGAAGACGCAACGACGCCCGGCGACGCCGTGGACATGTACGTCCTCCACAAGGCGTTCGGGAACTTCGTGCTGCCGTCGAAGGGCCAACAGGAGGCCGAGGAGTTCGAGGGCGGCGCGGTCTTCGACCCCATCACGGGCGTCCGGGAGAACGTCTCCGTGCTGGACCTGAAGAGCCTCTACCCGATGTCGATGGTGACCATCAACGCCAGCCCGGAGACGAAAGTCGACCCCGAGACGTTCGACGGCGACACCTACCAGACGCCGACGGGCGTCCACTTCCGCAAGGAACCGGACGGCATCATCCGGGAGATGGTCGACGAACTGCTCACCGAGCGCGAGGACAAGAAGGAACTCCGCGACCAGCACGATCCGGACAGCGAGGACTACGAGCGCTACGACCGCCAGCAGGCCGCCGTGAAGGTCATCATGAACAGCCTCTACGGCGTGTTCGGCTGGGACCGCTTCCGGCTGTACGACCGCGCGATGAGCGCGGGCGTCACGTCCACGAACCGGGAGGTCATCTCGTTCACCGAGGCGGCTGCCGAGGACTTCGGCTACGAGGTCGCGTACGGTGACACCGACTCGGTGATGCTCGAACTCGGCGGCGGGATGACCAAGGAGGAGGCCATCGAGGAGTCCTTCGACATCGAGGACCACATCAACGCCGCCTACGACGAGTTCGCCCGCGAGCAGTTGAACGCCGACGACCACCGCTTCCAGATCGAGTTCGAGAAGCTCTACCGGCGGTTCTTCCAGGCGGGCAAGAAGAAGCGCTACGCCGGTCACATCGTCTGGAAGGAGGGCAAGGACGTCGACGACGTCGACATCACGGGCTTCGAGTACCAGCGCTCGGACATCGCGCCCATCACGAAGCGCGTCCAGAAGGAGGTCATCGACCTCGTGGTGCGCGAGGGCGACGTGGACGGCGTCGAGGACTACGTCCACGGCGTCATCGAGGACTTCCGCGAGGGCGAGGTAGACCTCGACGACATCGGCATCCCGGGCGGCATCGGCAAACGCCTGGACAACTACGACACCGACACCGCACAGGTGCGGGGCGCGAAGTACGCGAACCTCCTGCTCGGGACGAACTTCGACCGCGGGTCGAAGCCGAAACGGCTCTACCTCGCGAAGGTCCACCCCGAGTTCTTCCGGGGCTTCGAGACCGACAACCCGGGTGCCGACGACGACCCGCTGTACATCGAGTTCAAGCGCGACCCGGACGTCATCTGTTACGAGTACGCCGACCAGATTCCCGGCGAGTTCGAGGTCGACTACGACAAGATGCTGGACAAGACGCTGAAGGGACCCATCGAGCGCATCCTCGAAGCTCTGAACATCTCCTGGAACGAGGTGAAGTCCGGCCAGACGCAGACCGGGCTCGGCAGTTTCACGTAA
- the sufD gene encoding Fe-S cluster assembly protein SufD has translation MSTQLHKDISEETVRQLAEERDEPEWLLETRLDALDTLDDLDYPSVIQTPGRKWTNLEDLDFEALVDPLTQTEDKDQVGAENARVESFHDALQDDDLADLVEEHFGSVVDPQQNRLTALSTALFTTGTVVYVPEGVDAEDVTIRTSMNSRSLFNYTLVVTETNASATILERQDTGDEVEGERYYSGIVEVDAGENSYVQYGSLQDFDQQTYNYTVKRGDAGTYSTVNWIEGNLGSRLTKTGVATELNGDGSETKIVGAFFGHDDQHFDLDAKVWHRAEHTTADLVTRGVIDDEARSVYEGVQDVGREAWDTSSYQRENTLMLSDESEADASPKLIINNHDTEASHSATVGQVDQETLFYMQGRGLTEQQAKDMLVEGFFVPVLEEVEVDELREDLETRIAERLA, from the coding sequence ATGAGCACGCAGCTACACAAGGACATCTCCGAAGAGACGGTACGCCAGCTCGCCGAGGAGCGCGACGAGCCCGAGTGGCTCCTCGAGACGCGACTCGACGCGCTCGACACGCTCGACGACCTCGACTACCCGAGCGTCATCCAGACGCCCGGTCGGAAGTGGACGAACCTCGAGGACCTCGACTTCGAGGCGCTCGTCGACCCGCTCACGCAGACCGAGGACAAAGACCAGGTCGGCGCTGAGAACGCCCGCGTGGAGTCATTCCACGACGCCCTGCAGGACGACGACCTCGCCGACCTCGTCGAGGAGCACTTCGGCAGCGTCGTCGACCCGCAGCAGAACCGCCTGACGGCGCTGTCGACGGCGCTGTTCACGACGGGGACGGTCGTCTACGTCCCCGAGGGCGTCGACGCCGAGGACGTCACCATCCGGACGTCCATGAACTCGCGGTCGCTGTTCAACTACACGCTCGTCGTCACCGAGACGAACGCCTCCGCCACCATCTTGGAGCGCCAGGACACCGGCGACGAGGTCGAGGGCGAGCGCTACTACAGCGGCATCGTCGAAGTCGACGCGGGCGAGAACTCCTACGTCCAGTACGGAAGTCTTCAGGACTTCGACCAGCAGACGTACAATTACACCGTCAAACGCGGCGACGCCGGCACCTACAGTACGGTCAACTGGATCGAGGGGAACCTCGGCAGCCGGCTGACGAAAACCGGCGTTGCCACGGAGCTGAACGGCGACGGCAGCGAGACGAAGATCGTCGGCGCGTTCTTCGGCCACGACGACCAGCACTTCGACCTCGACGCGAAGGTCTGGCACCGAGCCGAGCACACGACTGCCGACCTCGTGACTCGCGGCGTCATCGACGACGAGGCCCGAAGCGTCTACGAGGGCGTCCAGGACGTCGGCCGCGAGGCCTGGGACACGTCGAGCTACCAGCGCGAGAACACCCTGATGCTGAGCGACGAGAGCGAGGCCGACGCCTCCCCGAAGCTCATCATCAACAACCACGACACCGAGGCGTCGCACTCGGCGACCGTCGGTCAGGTCGACCAGGAGACGCTGTTCTACATGCAGGGCCGCGGCCTCACCGAGCAGCAGGCCAAGGACATGCTCGTCGAGGGCTTCTTCGTCCCCGTGCTCGAGGAAGTGGAGGTCGACGAACTCCGCGAGGATCTCGAGACGCGCATCGCCGAGCGCCTCGCGTAA
- a CDS encoding rubrerythrin, with translation MSSVAARVDTDTQLARLLQIGVVLEEVVEVRAHRHYQSLPETDRDDDIEALLSEASEESAEHRELLESVIEDLDADSIPFEEVEALVAESYGQTGPEDFDGVLYDQLHGEETAYKFYDDLVDAIEASDAEFGVDREALLATLRDIRAAEAEGVEAVAGLMEDRT, from the coding sequence GTGAGTTCCGTCGCAGCGCGCGTCGACACCGACACGCAGCTCGCGCGCCTGCTGCAGATCGGCGTCGTCCTCGAGGAGGTCGTCGAGGTGCGCGCCCACCGGCACTACCAGTCGCTGCCGGAGACCGACCGCGACGACGACATCGAGGCGTTGCTCTCGGAGGCCAGCGAGGAGTCCGCCGAGCACCGGGAACTTCTCGAATCCGTCATCGAAGACTTGGACGCCGATAGCATTCCCTTCGAGGAGGTGGAGGCGCTGGTCGCGGAGAGCTACGGGCAGACCGGCCCGGAGGACTTCGACGGCGTGCTCTACGACCAACTGCACGGCGAGGAGACCGCGTACAAGTTCTACGACGACCTCGTGGACGCCATCGAGGCCAGCGACGCCGAGTTCGGCGTCGACCGCGAAGCGTTGCTGGCGACGCTCCGGGACATTCGGGCGGCCGAAGCGGAGGGCGTCGAAGCCGTCGCGGGACTGATGGAGGACCGAACATGA
- the rad50 gene encoding DNA double-strand break repair ATPase Rad50 has product MKFTRLSLRNFKCYEDADVTLDRGVTVIHGLNGSGKSSLLEACFFALYGATALDKTLDEVVTIGEEEAEIDLWFEHAGGDYHVHRRVRYTGDRATTADCVLETPSGQVEGARDVEAHVADLLRMDAEAFVNCAYVRQGEVNKLINASPSTRQDMIDDLLQLGKLEDYRERASDARLGVEDVKSNVEGQLDRLDDQIAEKEDQDPHDRLAALKSELAEVTENVENYEAQRERAQETLDDAEDVLERYEEKREELEAVTEKIGEVREAVAEAESEREDLAERASEHRERASDRGDKAADLATEAGLDDPDVEAAEAEREAVETEREAVTEQVSEVAPEASRLSEQADSAAERADDLEERAESLREEADALAAEADEADGEREAAVERIEELDEQIADEKAAFEDAPVEFGDAESFLSDAEREREDLREQREALRADLQSAEDRVSEAEALLDEGKCPECGQPVEGSPHVESVDEYRKRVAELQDDVEAVERDLEDATERVDRAEALVNAEREVSDLEQNRDLAVERREEKADAAESKREQATEKRERADELAEESAEAREEAEAKREQETEKRETLADLNAEQTELKQRLAVLDELVDVLTDAAEHRTEAERLSERRESLADQNEERRDRLSDLRDRKRDLEAEFDEDRVQAARDDKARAEDYLADVEPELKNLRERKDELTENIGDLKGEIRRLEELREERERVQSRYEDLQALHDEVSELESTYGELRAELRQQNVSKLERLLNETFELVYQNDSYARIELSGEYELTVYQKDGEPLEPEQLSGGERALFNLSLRTAIYRLLAEGIEGEAPLPPLILDEPTVFLDSGHVSQLVELVESMRKLGVEQIVVVSHDDELVDAADDVVRVEKDATSNRSRVVRGETVPVSE; this is encoded by the coding sequence TGTTTCTTCGCGCTGTACGGTGCCACCGCGCTCGACAAGACCCTCGACGAGGTCGTGACCATCGGCGAGGAGGAGGCCGAAATCGACCTCTGGTTCGAGCACGCGGGCGGTGACTACCACGTCCACCGGCGCGTGCGGTACACCGGTGACCGCGCGACGACGGCGGACTGCGTGCTGGAGACGCCCTCCGGCCAGGTCGAGGGTGCCCGGGACGTGGAAGCCCACGTCGCGGACCTCCTGCGGATGGACGCCGAGGCGTTCGTGAACTGCGCGTACGTCCGGCAGGGCGAGGTGAACAAGCTCATCAACGCCTCGCCGAGCACGCGACAGGACATGATCGACGACCTGCTCCAGCTCGGGAAACTCGAAGACTACCGGGAGCGCGCCAGCGACGCCCGCCTCGGCGTGGAGGACGTGAAGAGTAACGTCGAGGGGCAACTCGACAGGCTCGACGACCAGATTGCGGAGAAGGAAGACCAGGACCCCCACGACCGGCTCGCGGCCCTGAAATCCGAGCTCGCCGAGGTGACCGAGAACGTCGAGAACTACGAGGCGCAGCGCGAGCGCGCCCAGGAGACCCTCGACGACGCCGAGGACGTCCTGGAGCGCTACGAGGAGAAACGCGAGGAACTCGAAGCCGTCACGGAGAAAATCGGGGAGGTCCGGGAGGCCGTCGCCGAGGCCGAGAGCGAGCGCGAGGACCTCGCCGAACGCGCCAGCGAGCACCGCGAGCGCGCGAGCGACCGCGGCGACAAGGCCGCCGACCTCGCGACCGAGGCCGGCCTCGACGACCCCGACGTCGAGGCTGCCGAAGCCGAACGCGAGGCCGTCGAGACAGAGCGCGAGGCCGTGACCGAGCAGGTGAGCGAGGTGGCTCCGGAGGCCTCCCGGCTCTCCGAGCAGGCCGACAGCGCCGCGGAGCGCGCCGACGACCTCGAAGAGCGCGCCGAATCCCTGCGCGAGGAGGCCGACGCGCTCGCCGCCGAAGCCGACGAGGCCGACGGCGAGCGAGAGGCCGCCGTCGAGCGAATTGAGGAACTGGACGAGCAAATCGCGGACGAGAAGGCGGCGTTCGAGGACGCACCCGTGGAGTTCGGCGACGCCGAGTCGTTCCTGTCCGACGCCGAGCGCGAGCGCGAGGACCTCCGTGAGCAGCGCGAGGCGCTCCGAGCCGACCTCCAGTCCGCCGAGGACCGCGTCTCCGAGGCCGAGGCGCTGCTCGACGAGGGGAAGTGCCCCGAGTGCGGGCAGCCCGTCGAGGGCTCTCCGCACGTCGAGAGCGTCGACGAGTACCGGAAGCGCGTCGCCGAGCTGCAAGACGACGTGGAAGCCGTCGAGCGCGACCTCGAAGACGCGACCGAGCGCGTCGACCGCGCGGAGGCGCTCGTGAACGCCGAACGCGAGGTCTCGGACCTCGAACAGAACCGAGACCTTGCCGTCGAGCGCCGCGAGGAGAAAGCCGACGCCGCCGAGTCGAAACGCGAGCAGGCCACCGAGAAACGGGAGCGCGCCGACGAACTCGCCGAGGAGTCCGCGGAGGCCCGCGAGGAGGCTGAGGCGAAGCGGGAGCAGGAGACCGAGAAGCGCGAGACGCTCGCCGACCTGAACGCGGAGCAGACCGAGCTGAAGCAGCGTCTGGCGGTCCTCGACGAACTCGTCGACGTTCTGACTGACGCCGCGGAGCACCGGACGGAGGCCGAGCGGCTGTCGGAGAGACGCGAGTCGCTGGCCGACCAGAACGAGGAGCGCCGCGACCGGCTCTCTGACTTGCGGGACCGCAAGCGCGACCTGGAGGCGGAGTTCGACGAGGACCGCGTCCAGGCCGCCCGCGACGACAAGGCGCGCGCCGAGGACTACCTGGCGGACGTGGAGCCGGAACTCAAGAATCTCCGAGAACGGAAAGACGAGCTCACAGAGAACATCGGAGACCTGAAAGGCGAAATTCGGCGATTAGAGGAATTGCGCGAGGAGCGCGAGCGCGTGCAGTCCCGCTACGAGGACCTGCAGGCGCTCCACGACGAGGTCTCGGAGCTGGAGTCGACGTACGGCGAGCTCCGGGCCGAACTCCGCCAGCAGAACGTCTCGAAGCTCGAACGCCTGCTGAACGAGACGTTCGAGCTGGTCTACCAGAACGACTCGTACGCCCGCATCGAGCTCTCCGGCGAGTACGAGCTCACGGTCTACCAGAAGGACGGTGAGCCGCTGGAGCCCGAGCAGCTCTCCGGCGGGGAGCGCGCGCTGTTCAACCTCAGTCTGCGGACCGCCATCTACCGGCTGCTCGCGGAGGGCATCGAGGGGGAAGCGCCGCTGCCGCCGCTCATCCTCGACGAACCGACCGTGTTCCTCGACTCCGGGCACGTCTCGCAGCTCGTGGAGCTCGTGGAGTCGATGCGCAAGCTCGGCGTCGAGCAGATTGTCGTGGTGAGCCACGACGACGAGCTCGTGGACGCAGCCGACGACGTGGTGCGCGTCGAGAAAGACGCCACGTCGAATCGCTCCCGTGTGGTGCGCGGCGAGACCGTCCCAGTCTCCGAGTAG